The following coding sequences are from one Nicotiana tabacum cultivar K326 chromosome 1, ASM71507v2, whole genome shotgun sequence window:
- the LOC107829777 gene encoding uncharacterized protein LOC107829777 isoform X2: protein MASPNPNPKRIPILDSFPNALVRHRRGRGGRLRSLGSVRGGSSSSITPSSSFSTISRGSITKKSSSKGKELSEPLQEPLVEEIVPNDLSFENDRKSLRDQVVNLEKADIFPSLITEPLISMVRKDCNWRSDLCIVIPNPNQRISSFRIGFSFVYTYPFTLGFNPAIDPVILDFCHFFKICLGQIGPLVWRAVACLRYLSVKSNVSFTLPHLIHLYYPKLFRHGVFTLTARSKRVLVSPKDDKNRGWYTRYVAVRTVDLVGETNIPFPEKWNFAPTMGDVEPVPNFRGWVDSILKVVPIEARTWKSISNLHGWKVKTHGFAIRGMTTEVAIALRASSGTSLSLERTQATLSKRKVVEEDSENDEDEDTSLIARPRVRRRIIFEDEAEVTPVRASLTEPVRIPSDDETTLRDTNESIQCLFVSGFESGELGPVLDEVPFSSSVPPLVSSASLPILFVPAPLSISVPLPVSSSLPVSSPSTPVIFTSSTAPPSIAPPPSVQHAGEGSSSRSLAMRSVTLEVPANNSLLRKSGGADAWLRPLIGDIEKKKMSSHSCLTLVNDIVHSTLKN, encoded by the exons ATGGCATCTCCGAACCCTAACCCTAAGAGAATCCCAATTCTTGATAGCTTCCCCAATGCCCTTGTAAGACATAGAAGGGGTAGAGGTGGCAGGCTTCGTAGCCTAGGATCCGTTCGTGGTGGTTCCTCTAGTTCCATCACTCCTTCTTCTAGTTTTAGCACTATTTCTAGAGGTTCTATCACTAAGAAATCttcttctaaaggtaaagaactttctGAGCCTCTTCAAGAGCCTTTAGTTGAGGAAATAGTACCCAATGACTTGTCCTTTGAGAATGATAGGAAATCTCTTCGTGATCAAGTTGTTAATTTAGAGAAAGCTGACATTTTTCCTTCTCTAATCACTGAACCTTTGATTTCTATGGTtcgaaaagattgcaactggagaAGTGATCTTTGTATAGTGATCCCTAATCCAAACCAAAGAATATCTTCCTTTAggattggattttcttttgtttatacttatcccttcactTTAGGATTTAATCCTGCTATTGACCCGGTTATACTTGATTTCTGtcactttttcaaaatttgcttGGGACAAATTGGCCCCCTGGTATGGAGagcagtggcttgtttgagatatttgTCTGTAAAATCCAATGTTAGCTTTACCTTGCCCCACCTTATTCATCTTTACTACCCCAAATTATTCCGCCATGGGGTTTTTACTTTAACTGCAAGAAGTAAAAGGGTCTTGGTAAGCCCTAAAGATGACAAGAATCGTGGGTGGTACACTCGTTATGTCGCTGttcgcacagttgatttggtgggtgaaacaaatatccccttccctgagaagtggaactttgcac caactatgggagatgtggaacccgtTCCTaattttcgtggttgggtagattcaatCTTGAAAGTCGTGCCTATAGAGGCAAGAACTTGGAAATCCATTTCCAATTTACATGGTTGGAAAGTAAAAACTCACG gatttgctattcgaggaatgACAACTGAAGTAGCTATTGCCCTTCGAGCCTCTTCTGGTACTTCACTCTCTTTGGAGAGAACTCAAGCTACGCTATCAAAGAGGAAAGTTGTAGAAGAGGATTCTGagaatgatgaagatgaagacaccTCTTTAATAGCTAGACCAAGAGTTAGGAGACGCATCATTTTCGAGGATGAAGCTGAAGTTACCCCTGTCCGTGCCTCTCTTACCGAACCTGTTCGCATTCCTTCGGATGATGAAACCACTCTGAGGGACACCAATGAGTCTATTCAATGCCTCTTTGTTAGTGGTTTTGAAAGTGGAGAACTAGGTCCAGTTTTAGATGAAGTTCCTTTTTCTTCCTCTGTTCCTCCATTGGTTTCAAGTGCTTCCTTGCCCATTCTATTTGTTCCTGCTCCCTTATCTATTTCTGTTCCCTTGCCTGTCTCTTCTTCCTTACCTGTTTCGAGTCCTTCGACTCCtgttattttcacttcttctaccgctCCTCCTTCTATAGCTCCCCCTCCCTCTGTTCAACATGCAGGGGAGGGTTCCAGTAGCAGAAGCTTGGCTATGAGGAGCGTTACACTTGAAGTTCCTGCTAATAACAGTCTTTTAAGGAAGTCTGGTGGAGCAGATGCCtggcttaggcctttgattggagatattgagaagaagaagatgagcagtCACAGTTGCTTAACTCTGgtgaatgacatagttcattctactttgaag